In Virgibacillus sp. NKC19-16, a single genomic region encodes these proteins:
- a CDS encoding tartrate dehydrogenase produces the protein MNKFKVATIPGDGVGKEVVPAAKEVLKAVSEVHGGLSFEFTDFPYSCEYYLENGVMMPEDGLEKLKNFDSIFLGAVGNIKLVPDHISLWGLLIKLRREFEQEINIRPAKVLSGVKSPLVNPKDFDLIVVRENSEGEYSEVGGRIFRGDNEIAIQNNIFSRRGTEQAMRYAFELASKRNKHVTSATKSNGIVHSMPFWDEIFKDVSKDYPEIQTDSQHIDALAAFFVTHPDKFDVIVASNLFGDILTDIGAGIMGSVGIAPAANINVNGKYPSMFEPVHGSAPDIIGKGIANPIGQIWTAKMMLDHMGEGEIGAELLDVIESTTSDGIITPDISGKHTTKEVTEEIITRLKSRA, from the coding sequence ATGAATAAATTTAAAGTGGCAACTATTCCAGGAGATGGGGTCGGTAAAGAAGTAGTACCTGCTGCTAAGGAAGTTTTGAAAGCGGTATCGGAAGTGCATGGTGGGCTATCATTTGAGTTTACTGATTTCCCTTATAGCTGTGAGTACTATTTAGAGAATGGTGTTATGATGCCTGAAGACGGTCTAGAAAAACTTAAAAATTTTGATTCGATATTCTTAGGAGCAGTTGGAAATATCAAACTAGTACCTGATCATATTTCCTTATGGGGACTTTTAATTAAACTTCGCCGTGAGTTTGAACAAGAAATTAATATTCGACCTGCCAAAGTCCTTAGTGGTGTCAAATCCCCACTAGTCAATCCAAAAGATTTTGATCTAATTGTTGTCAGGGAAAATAGTGAAGGGGAGTATAGTGAAGTTGGTGGCAGGATCTTCCGTGGGGATAACGAAATTGCCATTCAAAATAATATTTTTTCTCGGAGAGGTACAGAACAGGCAATGCGGTATGCGTTTGAGTTAGCATCTAAACGCAACAAGCATGTAACCAGCGCTACGAAGTCCAATGGTATTGTCCATTCCATGCCATTTTGGGACGAGATATTTAAAGATGTTTCTAAAGATTATCCGGAGATTCAAACAGATTCCCAACATATCGACGCACTGGCTGCCTTCTTTGTAACACATCCGGACAAATTCGATGTGATTGTAGCTAGTAATCTGTTTGGAGATATCTTAACGGATATAGGTGCTGGAATAATGGGTAGTGTTGGAATTGCTCCAGCTGCAAATATTAATGTAAATGGTAAGTACCCATCCATGTTTGAACCTGTTCATGGTTCAGCGCCCGATATTATTGGAAAAGGAATTGCAAATCCAATTGGCCAAATTTGGACAGCGAAAATGATGCTTGATCATATGGGAGAAGGTGAAATAGGTGCAGAACTGTTGGATGTCATTGAAAGCACAACAAGTGATGGTATTATAACCCCGGACATCAGTGGAAAGCATACAACAAAAGAGGTAACAGAAGAAATTATTACCCGTTTAAAATCTAGAGCCTAA
- a CDS encoding 2-hydroxycarboxylate transporter family protein, with amino-acid sequence MSSVKKEQVVDNYDLEPKQKFKIAGIDGTIFLAITAVLLVAVYMEILPVNFASGFIVSVVMGLLLMWVGNQIPVFSTFGGGPILCILIPALFLYWGWLPESMGALTDTFYNEIGFSDFAVTGIIVGSILSMDRKMLMKVGVRFFIPLLGAIFSGLLIGGLVGELIGFGFGQTIFYVVGPIMGGGMAAGAVPMAEIFASSSGDDAGAILAQIAPAVMVGNMICILAAGALNGLGKRKNRPKNFSGDGEILRLKEGEEKIDLKSDNSAFPFSLNSLSIGIIIATTIFVFGQIVAELIPGFHYYVWIILGAAALKIFNLLPEYIEKAAEDWYELITKAWVPAILVAISAGMIDFTSVIEIVTNPSYISLTVITVIVAVLAAGFIGLLVGFYFIESSIAAGIGMADMGGSGDVAVLSAAERMGLMPFLQISSRIGGAIMLIILSILAPFLM; translated from the coding sequence ATGAGCAGTGTGAAAAAGGAACAGGTAGTGGACAATTATGATTTGGAACCAAAACAGAAATTTAAAATCGCTGGTATTGATGGAACAATATTTTTAGCAATTACTGCTGTATTACTCGTTGCTGTTTATATGGAAATCTTGCCGGTGAATTTTGCAAGTGGGTTTATCGTTTCTGTGGTTATGGGGTTATTATTAATGTGGGTAGGCAATCAGATACCAGTATTTAGTACATTTGGCGGAGGGCCTATTCTTTGTATCCTAATACCGGCATTATTTCTGTACTGGGGATGGTTACCTGAGAGTATGGGAGCTCTTACAGACACATTTTACAATGAAATTGGTTTTTCTGATTTTGCTGTAACAGGTATTATTGTAGGTAGTATTTTAAGCATGGACCGTAAGATGTTAATGAAGGTTGGCGTGCGATTTTTTATTCCTCTTTTAGGTGCAATTTTCTCAGGGTTATTAATTGGTGGACTGGTTGGGGAGTTAATCGGATTTGGATTTGGTCAGACTATTTTCTATGTTGTTGGCCCGATCATGGGTGGAGGTATGGCGGCAGGAGCTGTACCGATGGCAGAAATCTTTGCATCCAGTAGCGGTGATGATGCAGGAGCGATATTAGCTCAAATCGCACCAGCCGTAATGGTAGGAAATATGATTTGTATTCTTGCTGCAGGTGCCTTGAATGGCCTTGGAAAAAGAAAAAACAGACCGAAAAACTTTTCTGGTGATGGAGAGATATTGAGATTAAAAGAAGGCGAGGAAAAGATTGATTTAAAAAGTGATAACTCTGCCTTTCCATTTTCCTTAAACAGTCTGAGTATTGGGATTATCATAGCTACTACTATTTTTGTTTTTGGTCAAATTGTTGCTGAATTAATACCGGGGTTTCATTACTATGTATGGATTATTTTAGGGGCAGCAGCTTTAAAAATATTCAACCTCCTACCTGAATATATTGAAAAAGCTGCAGAGGATTGGTATGAACTAATTACAAAAGCGTGGGTGCCAGCTATCCTTGTGGCAATCAGTGCTGGCATGATTGATTTTACTAGTGTAATTGAAATTGTTACGAACCCAAGTTATATCAGTTTAACAGTCATAACAGTAATTGTTGCAGTGCTTGCTGCAGGATTCATTGGTTTGCTTGTTGGTTTCTATTTTATTGAATCTTCCATTGCTGCAGGTATTGGTATGGCGGACATGGGTGGATCGGGTGACGTAGCTGTGCTAAGTGCAGCAGAAAGAATGGGATTAATGCCATTCTTGCAGATTTCATCGCGGATAGGTGGAGCAATTATGTTAATTATTTTATCTATTTTAGCTCCTTTCCTAATGTAA